A stretch of the Acyrthosiphon pisum isolate AL4f chromosome A2, pea_aphid_22Mar2018_4r6ur, whole genome shotgun sequence genome encodes the following:
- the LOC103309390 gene encoding putative nuclease HARBI1 has product MHPVASHYSTLQILTGCVIGAIDGCHINVKAPIKQADSYTNRKLGKSIILQAICTEGKLFTNISVGFPGRVHDARVLVNSELYKRISNEGPHSLFYNKYHLLGDTAYPNRNWLITTYKDYGNLTQRKKKFNYFHSKTRVSIECAFGLLKGRWRRLLYLNKTNIENASHVILTCCFLHNFCLINNDTLNEFISDYHKFDTYQAVNRENITERQQGNSKRDELLDILVPQI; this is encoded by the coding sequence gtGTGATTGGGGCCATTGATGGCTGCCACATTAATGTCAAAGCACCAATAAAGCAAGCAGACAGCTACACTAACCGTAAGTTAGGAAAGAGCATCATTTTACAAGCCATTTGTACAGAAGGAAAACTGTTCACCAATATCTCAGTTGGATTCCCAGGTCGTGTTCACGATGCACGAGTATTGGTGAATTCTGAACTATACAAAAGGATTAGTAATGAAGGACcgcattcattattttataataagtatcatTTATTAGGGGATACAGCATATCCTAATCGTAATTGGTTGATAACAACATATAAAGATTATGGAAATTTAACTcagcgtaaaaaaaaatttaattactttCACTCGAAAACAAGAGTATCTATTGAATGTGCGTTTGGTTTGTTGAAAGGGCGCTGGAGAAGgctgttatatttaaataaaacgaatATTGAAAATGCTTCTCATGTCATACTAACTTGCTGCTTTTTACACAATttctgtttaataaataatgatacccTAAATGAATTTATCAGCGATTATCATAAATTTGACACATATCAAGCAGTAAACAGGGAAAACATTACTGAAAGGCAGCAAGGGAATTCTAAAAGAGATGAGTTATTAGATATATTAGTacctcaaatataa